GGCGCGTCTGCGGTGAAGTCGCGTTGCACCAGGTCGTCGTGGACCGGTGGACCGGGACGCTTGGCCGGCCCGCGCCGGCGGCTGTGGGTGGAGAAGATCTCGGCTGTGGAGCACAGTCGCCAGATCCTGCGCTCGGAGGCGGCGTGGCCGGCGGTGGCGAGCTCGTCGGCCACGAACCGGTAGCCGTACTCGGGGTCCTCAACGTGGATCTCGATGGCGGCGTTGGTCAGGTAGGCGTCGCTGAGATCTCGATCGCTGATCGGGTGGTTGTCCCAGGCGTAGAACGCCTGGCGAGAGAAGCCCAGCACCCGACGGGTCACCGCGACGGGTACTCCGTCAGCGGCAAGGTCACGGACCAGCGGGAACGTCATTTTGGGGACTGGCCCAGTTTCAGGTTCGCCTGTGACAGGTAGGCCGCGGCTCTGCGTAAGACCTCGTTCTCCTGCTCGAGCAGGCGGATCTTGCGGCGGGCCTCGCGTAGCTCGACGTTCTCTGCGGTGGTGACACCGGGCTTCACGCCGTCCTCCACATCGGCCTTGGTCAGCCAGTTGCGCAGGCAGGACTCGCTGATCCCGAAGTCCTTGGCGATCTGAGCGATCGGTGCTTCACCGCGCCGTGCGACAGCGACGACGTCGTCGCGGAACTCCTTGGGATGGGGAGCGGGCATGGTCGACATCCTTCCAGCGGCGACTCCCATCGCCACAGGTCAGGTGACAACCGAACTCTCAGCAGTCCCAGACGCCCTCCGGCAGGCCGTGCGCCCGCGACGCGGCGGGCTTTGCTCGGGCTCAGCTCCGATAATGCGTCCGGCGCGGCGCGCCGGTGCAGCCGTAGCGGTGAACCCACCACCCGACCTAGGTTTCGGCTTCCCGCGCGGCGCGCGGCCATGGGAACGATGCCAAGTATGCGAAGGCGACAAGCGCGTCGACGAGTACAGCGACAGGTGTGCTCTATGGCGTCGATCATGGTTACGCTCGCTGTTGCACTCGATGCTGGTCCGATGCGGGTGGCGGAAGTGATGACCGCTTTAAGTCACATCGTGGCCGGAGGGGCCGATTCCTCACGGCCACGGGCACGCTGGTGCTCCGAGCCATGGGCCCAAGGTCGCCGCACGGCAAGACCCACGGCGGTCACCGTCGTCGCAACAGCAAACGTGAGAGTGGCTGCGCCTCCGGCCCCCACCACACCGAACTGGGGAACCAGCAGCAGCACCGTCACGATGAGCGTCACCGCGCCTGCCAAGCCAGTCAACCCTGACCATCTGACCATCCCGTAGCCGACTGCCGCTCTGTTGAGGATGAGGAAGGGGGCGAGTGCGACCTGCGCGAAAAGAAGCACCTGCGCGGTCCGCGTTGAGTCGCTGAACTCGGCCCCGAAGAGGAGCGGCAAGAGCCAAGGCGCCAACGCAGCCCCGGTAACGGCTAGAGCAAGGGTGAGTCCCGACGCCTGAAGGGTCAGCCGCACCAGGGCTCCCTTGCTCAGCAGTCCGCGCGCGGCCTCAGCCAACACCACCTGCCCAATTGCACTCGACACCACGGCCAGCACGCCGGCGGGGATGCTGGCCACCGCGTAGATTCCTGCTGCGGAACTCCCCAGGAGCACGCCAACCAGCACCTGATCCAGCCGCAGCATCACCAGTTGACCTAGG
The sequence above is a segment of the Auraticoccus monumenti genome. Coding sequences within it:
- a CDS encoding oligosaccharide flippase family protein: MVVFSHRVDRQLSDPVILVCVAVLGVTMFFSNQVLDCFNALHQSHRAARLNALGALSTAILNLLCWIAGFTLTAALLCYAAGFALRTGIGLILLHRAPETRHTEEGPGGQLLMLSAGLPLMGGNLGQLVMLRLDQVLVGVLLGSSAAGIYAVASIPAGVLAVVSSAIGQVVLAEAARGLLSKGALVRLTLQASGLTLALAVTGAALAPWLLPLLFGAEFSDSTRTAQVLLFAQVALAPFLILNRAAVGYGMVRWSGLTGLAGAVTLIVTVLLLVPQFGVVGAGGAATLTFAVATTVTAVGLAVRRPWAHGSEHQRARGREESAPPATM